From Vitis vinifera cultivar Pinot Noir 40024 chromosome 14, ASM3070453v1, a single genomic window includes:
- the LOC100248555 gene encoding guanosine deaminase — MEDAKVVEAKDGTISVASAFAGHQEVVQDRDYKFLTAAVEEAYKGVECGDGGPFGAVVVHNDEVLVSCHNMVLTNTDPTAHAEVTAIREACKKLNQIELSDCEIYASCEPCPMCFGAIHLSRIKRLVYGAKAEAAIAIGFDDFIADALRGTGFYQKAHLEIKRADGDGAEIAEQVFENTKAKFRMY, encoded by the exons ATGGAGGATGCCAAAG TGGTGGAAGCAAAAGATGGAACCATTTCTGTAGCTTCTGCATTCGCAGGCCATCAGGAAG TTGTACAGGATAGAGACTACAAATTCTTAACAGCAGCAGTTGAGGAGGCATATAAAGGGGTTGAATGTGGAGATGGAGGTCCATTCGGTGCGGTTGTTGTTCATAATGATGAAGTACTTGTGAGCTGTCACAACATGGTTCTGACAAACACCGATCCGACTGCACATGCAGAGGTTACTGCAATAAGAGAG GCATGTAAGAAGCTCAATCAAATTGAGCTATCAGACTGTGAAATCTATGCCTCTTGTGAGCCTTGCCCAATGTGCTTTGGTGCTATACATCTTTCAAGAATTAAG AGATTGGTCTATGGGGCCAAAGCTGAAGCAGCTATAGCTATTGGATTCGACGATTTTATAGCAGATGCCTTAAGGGGTACTGGATTTTACCAAAAGGCTCACTTGGAGATCAAAAGGGCTGATGGTGATGGTGCTGAAATTGCGGAACAAGTTTTTGAGAATACAAAAGCCAAGTTTCGTATGTATTGA